In one window of Bemisia tabaci chromosome 4, PGI_BMITA_v3 DNA:
- the LOC109033520 gene encoding ETS-related transcription factor Elf-5 isoform X1 has protein sequence MVNSANFGMMWEPNYMSQVRTDVFSSYDYSPVYPPPPHGHGHGHGHGGHGHGHGHGRDYRDPEGYHPCGQPPPHPPPLRPAHTAHPPHPHPPHNPPPAPRPHYIRHQVDSQPPNDDELANKFEQWKVTPVKLWSELDVMYWMMATAESLGVSFQEVALEKFGGMCGENLLSLSEEDFIAYDNRYGSHLYASLSELRSEPETSMSYQEEDSDSGAEVEAPPSVKRKPGRPRTSNKHKKKRDQKLGRLWEFIRDLLFNEKYCPSFICWDNYEEGTFRFVQSNQVAKLWGTIKGNTKMNYEKFSRAMRYYYKSEIFLPVEGRRLVYQFGPKATGWKTDDPNFQKSKLTSKSV, from the exons ATGTGGGAGCCAAATTACATGAGCCAAGTGAGGACGGACGTCTTTTCCTCGTACGACTACAGCCCGGTCTACCCGCCGCCGCCCCACGGGCACGGCCACGGACACGGCCACGGAGGACACGGACACGGACACGGCCACGGGCGGGACTACCGCGACCCGGAGGGCTACCACCCCTGCGGCCAGCCGCCCCCGCACCCCCCGCCGCTCCGCCCGGCCCACACCGCCCACCCCCCGCACCCCCACCCGCCGCACAACCCGCCACCCGCCCCACGACCACACTACATCCGCCACCAGGTCGATAGTCAGCCTCCAAACGATG ATGAACTAGCAAATAAATTCGAACAATGGAAAGTCACACCGGTCAAATTATGGTCAGAACTGGACGTAATGTATTGGATGATGGCAACAGCAGAATCCTTAGGTGTTTCGTTTCAAGAAGTAGCACTAGAGAAGTTCGGTGGCATGTGCGGGGAAAACCTGCTAAGTCTGAGCGAAGAAGATTTTATTGCCTATGACAACCGTTACGGCTCCCACCTTTATGCAAGTCTTAGCGAGTTACGTTCAGAGCCAGAAACAAGTATGAGCTATCAAG aagaagATTCAGACAGTGGTGCAGAAGTGGAGGCTCCTCCTTCAGTGAAAAGGAAACCTGGCAGGCCTCGAACTTCTAACAAgcacaagaaaaaaagag ATCAGAAGCTTGGGCGGCTATGGGAGTTCATTAGAGATTTActattcaacgaaaaatattgcCCAAGTTTCATTTGTTGGGACAACTATGAAGAAGGCACCTTCCGTTTTGTACAAAGCAACCAAGTAGCTAAGTTATGGGGCACAATAAAAGGAAATACCAAGATGAACTACGAAAAATTCAGCAGAGCTATGAG GTACTACTACAAAAGTGAAATATTCCTACCTGTTGAAGGACGCAGATTAGTCTATCAATTTGGTCCCAAGGCAACTGGATGGAAGACAGATGATCCTAACTTCCAAAAATCGAAACTTACCTCCAAGTCAGTCTGA
- the LOC109033520 gene encoding ETS-related transcription factor Elf-5 isoform X2 → MVNSANFGMMWEPNYMSQVRTDVFSSYDYSPVYPPPPHGHGHGHGHGGHGHGHGHGRDYRDPEGYHPCGQPPPHPPPLRPAHTAHPPHPHPPHNPPPAPRPHYIRHQVDSQPPNDDELANKFEQWKVTPVKLWSELDVMYWMMATAESLGVSFQEVALEKFGGMCGENLLSLSEEDFIAYDNRYGSHLYASLSELRSEPETSMSYQEDSDSGAEVEAPPSVKRKPGRPRTSNKHKKKRDQKLGRLWEFIRDLLFNEKYCPSFICWDNYEEGTFRFVQSNQVAKLWGTIKGNTKMNYEKFSRAMRYYYKSEIFLPVEGRRLVYQFGPKATGWKTDDPNFQKSKLTSKSV, encoded by the exons ATGTGGGAGCCAAATTACATGAGCCAAGTGAGGACGGACGTCTTTTCCTCGTACGACTACAGCCCGGTCTACCCGCCGCCGCCCCACGGGCACGGCCACGGACACGGCCACGGAGGACACGGACACGGACACGGCCACGGGCGGGACTACCGCGACCCGGAGGGCTACCACCCCTGCGGCCAGCCGCCCCCGCACCCCCCGCCGCTCCGCCCGGCCCACACCGCCCACCCCCCGCACCCCCACCCGCCGCACAACCCGCCACCCGCCCCACGACCACACTACATCCGCCACCAGGTCGATAGTCAGCCTCCAAACGATG ATGAACTAGCAAATAAATTCGAACAATGGAAAGTCACACCGGTCAAATTATGGTCAGAACTGGACGTAATGTATTGGATGATGGCAACAGCAGAATCCTTAGGTGTTTCGTTTCAAGAAGTAGCACTAGAGAAGTTCGGTGGCATGTGCGGGGAAAACCTGCTAAGTCTGAGCGAAGAAGATTTTATTGCCTATGACAACCGTTACGGCTCCCACCTTTATGCAAGTCTTAGCGAGTTACGTTCAGAGCCAGAAACAAGTATGAGCTATCAAG aagATTCAGACAGTGGTGCAGAAGTGGAGGCTCCTCCTTCAGTGAAAAGGAAACCTGGCAGGCCTCGAACTTCTAACAAgcacaagaaaaaaagag ATCAGAAGCTTGGGCGGCTATGGGAGTTCATTAGAGATTTActattcaacgaaaaatattgcCCAAGTTTCATTTGTTGGGACAACTATGAAGAAGGCACCTTCCGTTTTGTACAAAGCAACCAAGTAGCTAAGTTATGGGGCACAATAAAAGGAAATACCAAGATGAACTACGAAAAATTCAGCAGAGCTATGAG GTACTACTACAAAAGTGAAATATTCCTACCTGTTGAAGGACGCAGATTAGTCTATCAATTTGGTCCCAAGGCAACTGGATGGAAGACAGATGATCCTAACTTCCAAAAATCGAAACTTACCTCCAAGTCAGTCTGA